In the genome of Myxococcus stipitatus, one region contains:
- a CDS encoding DUF4388 domain-containing protein, translated as MKTLLLAESHPPTLEHLRGLLSQAGYSVRAVNDPIAVLEHFAADNPDVMVLSVDLPRLDGAHVVHHIRGHSQGARVPIVAIDKGHLGRARGVGSVLDLKVNAYVADPLKPGELVPRLESLVRAAQAVPLTGLAATLSRPAVNSGELKGYPLPGLLHSIYRLRRDGVLVVAHRGLSRRVYFLRGGPVNFDSTAKEDSLPRYLVERKLATPAQEARVVEALASGLRIGAALADAGVEAVGEELSQLLRDYTRDKLARVLGMREGRYAFYSGDEYTSEVASVDLPPLAQVLEGARKGFPLKVMAASLRAHLGEYPVRSPEFGRDMQAMALDTDDIKIAMQVNGRIVLKELLAHGRGELRAAYSLLWFLKLTGGVTFSATPVATGTDMLSAVVVPDRIGPRKRKSLPVETAASLREEAVRIITRSYFGSLGLDIAADAEAVERAYHETAMRFHPDTYAEFDLSDLRDLLDSVQEKLSASYRVLSVEEKRKAYLQYLFSKLDVGRNTAVVVDAEIALRRGESSLKRRDFVTAMKAFEESVSLNPSEPEYYAFLAWATYQGAGGPLVQRAQKAQKVLKKALSLGPYVERLHIIAAIIDMDLGDAPLARKKLLKVLEYNPYSQLAKAALRKVGR; from the coding sequence TTGAAGACGCTTCTGCTCGCCGAGAGCCATCCTCCCACGCTCGAACACCTGAGGGGCCTGCTCTCCCAGGCCGGGTATTCCGTGCGCGCGGTGAATGACCCCATCGCGGTGCTGGAGCATTTCGCGGCGGACAACCCGGATGTGATGGTGCTGTCGGTGGACCTGCCTCGCCTGGACGGCGCGCACGTGGTCCACCACATCCGAGGCCACAGCCAGGGGGCGCGAGTGCCCATCGTCGCCATCGACAAGGGGCACCTGGGCCGGGCGCGGGGCGTGGGCTCCGTGCTGGACCTCAAGGTGAACGCCTACGTGGCGGACCCGCTCAAGCCGGGCGAGCTGGTGCCTCGGCTGGAGTCGCTGGTGCGCGCGGCGCAGGCCGTGCCGCTGACGGGGCTTGCGGCCACGCTGTCGCGTCCGGCGGTGAACAGTGGCGAGCTGAAGGGCTATCCGTTGCCCGGCCTCCTGCACTCCATCTACCGGCTGCGGCGGGACGGTGTGCTGGTGGTGGCGCACCGGGGGCTGAGCCGGCGGGTGTACTTCCTGCGCGGCGGGCCGGTGAACTTCGACTCGACGGCGAAGGAGGACTCGCTGCCGCGCTACCTGGTGGAGCGCAAGCTGGCCACGCCGGCGCAGGAGGCGCGGGTGGTGGAGGCGCTGGCCTCCGGGTTGCGCATCGGCGCGGCGCTGGCGGACGCGGGTGTGGAGGCGGTGGGCGAGGAGCTCTCGCAGCTGCTGCGCGACTACACGCGAGACAAGCTGGCGCGAGTGCTCGGGATGCGCGAGGGCCGCTACGCCTTCTACTCCGGCGACGAGTACACGTCGGAGGTGGCCTCGGTGGACCTGCCGCCGCTGGCGCAGGTGCTGGAGGGCGCGCGCAAGGGCTTCCCGCTGAAGGTGATGGCGGCGTCGCTTCGAGCGCACCTGGGCGAGTACCCGGTCCGCTCGCCGGAGTTCGGCCGCGACATGCAGGCGATGGCGCTGGACACGGACGACATCAAGATCGCGATGCAGGTCAATGGCCGCATCGTCTTGAAGGAGTTGTTGGCGCACGGGCGTGGCGAGCTGCGCGCGGCGTACTCGCTGCTGTGGTTCCTCAAGCTGACGGGCGGGGTGACGTTCTCCGCGACGCCGGTGGCGACGGGGACGGACATGCTGTCGGCGGTGGTGGTGCCGGACCGGATTGGGCCTCGCAAGCGCAAGTCGCTGCCGGTGGAGACGGCGGCGTCGCTGCGCGAGGAGGCCGTGCGCATCATCACCCGGAGCTACTTCGGCAGCCTGGGACTGGATATCGCCGCGGACGCGGAGGCGGTGGAGCGCGCGTACCACGAGACGGCGATGCGCTTCCATCCGGACACGTATGCGGAGTTCGACCTCTCGGACCTGCGGGACTTGTTGGACTCGGTGCAGGAGAAGCTGTCCGCGTCGTACCGGGTGCTGAGCGTGGAGGAGAAGCGCAAGGCGTATCTCCAGTACCTGTTCAGCAAGCTGGACGTCGGGCGCAACACGGCGGTGGTGGTGGACGCGGAGATTGCGCTGCGCCGGGGCGAGTCCTCGCTGAAGCGGCGCGACTTCGTGACGGCGATGAAGGCCTTCGAGGAGTCGGTGTCGCTCAACCCCAGCGAGCCGGAGTACTACGCCTTCCTTGCCTGGGCGACGTACCAGGGAGCGGGCGGCCCGCTGGTTCAGCGTGCACAGAAGGCGCAGAAGGTGTTGAAGAAGGCCTTGTCCTTGGGGCCGTATGTGGAGCGGCTGCACATCATCGCGGCCATCATCGACATGGACCTGGGGGACGCGCCGCTGGCGCGGAAGAAGCTGCTGAAGGTGCTGGAGTACAACCCGTACTCACAGCTCGCGAAGGCGGCGCTGCGCAAGGTGGGACGGTAG
- the lpxB gene encoding lipid-A-disaccharide synthase: MTPPPRILVVAGEASGDSHAADLVAALQARRPDLTFFGMGGSRLAATGVELLFDAREVSVMGITEVLPRIPRILQIMKGLSQAAAERRPVAAILVDIPDFNLRLAKKLKALGIPVAYYISPMIWAWRRGRVHTIKRLVDRMLCILPFEEDFYREAGVSARYVGSPVVEQIPAPDSPLAFRTQLGLKPDAPTLALLPGSRMSEIRRLLPTMVDTAKTLSAERPGLQVVVPVAPTIPREEVVSRFEGSGVTPVLIEGRAPEVVGASDAAVVASGTAALEAGLMQRPLVVIYRVSLITYWVGRMMLKVAFVSLVNLLAGRRVVPELIQGEATPERIAEEVRRVWTPGTPRDEMLKGLAEVRGRLGESGAAARAAESVMELLPPRAI; this comes from the coding sequence ATGACGCCACCGCCCCGCATTCTCGTCGTGGCCGGCGAGGCCTCTGGCGATTCGCACGCCGCCGACCTCGTCGCAGCCCTGCAGGCCCGCCGCCCGGACCTCACCTTCTTCGGCATGGGGGGCTCGCGACTGGCCGCCACCGGCGTCGAGCTGCTCTTCGACGCGCGCGAAGTGTCCGTCATGGGCATCACCGAGGTGCTCCCTCGCATCCCGCGAATCCTTCAAATCATGAAGGGGCTGTCCCAGGCCGCCGCGGAGCGCCGCCCCGTGGCCGCCATCCTCGTCGACATCCCGGACTTCAACCTGCGCCTGGCCAAGAAGCTCAAGGCCCTGGGAATCCCCGTCGCCTATTACATCTCGCCCATGATCTGGGCCTGGCGCCGAGGCCGGGTCCACACCATCAAGCGGCTGGTGGACCGGATGCTCTGCATCCTCCCCTTCGAGGAGGACTTCTACCGCGAGGCCGGCGTGAGCGCCCGCTACGTGGGCAGCCCCGTCGTGGAGCAGATTCCCGCACCCGACAGCCCTCTCGCGTTCCGGACCCAGTTGGGGCTCAAGCCGGATGCCCCCACCCTGGCGCTGCTCCCGGGCAGCCGCATGAGCGAGATTCGCCGGCTCCTTCCCACCATGGTGGACACGGCCAAGACGTTGTCCGCTGAACGCCCCGGCCTCCAGGTCGTCGTCCCCGTGGCCCCCACCATCCCCCGGGAGGAGGTCGTCTCCCGCTTCGAGGGCAGCGGCGTGACGCCCGTCCTCATCGAGGGCCGGGCGCCCGAGGTCGTCGGCGCCAGCGACGCCGCCGTGGTCGCCTCGGGGACAGCCGCGTTGGAAGCCGGACTGATGCAGCGTCCGCTCGTCGTCATCTACCGCGTCTCGCTCATCACGTACTGGGTGGGGCGGATGATGCTGAAGGTGGCCTTCGTGTCACTCGTCAACCTGCTGGCCGGCCGGCGCGTGGTGCCGGAGTTGATCCAGGGGGAGGCCACCCCCGAGCGCATCGCGGAGGAGGTCCGCCGGGTGTGGACCCCAGGAACCCCGCGAGACGAGATGCTCAAGGGCCTGGCGGAGGTCCGGGGGCGGCTGGGCGAGTCAGGGGCCGCCGCCCGGGCGGCGGAGTCGGTCATGGAGCTACTGCCCCCGCGCGCCATTTAG
- a CDS encoding OmpA family protein: protein MNARLVLLLCLAVSSPLPAFAEAIRVSLEGRAAVGEKLPALLVHIDEPIAGFELKLKRGDGKVVEMKGGGKPGITRRIELEQPEGRFHYEGELVVRFPDAEAASMPLSFDTELNGPLRLEVRPEDVDVAGRKLTFLLSRPAGRVELTVLMDTGKKAFEGEVPFKGEPAGTPLGVSWPPAEGRVMKISLRAFDTSDFYTGVDLFPWRVDIPHEEVGFASGRADIPAAERGKLDRSHALIAEALAKYGRFAAVRLFVLGHTDTVGDSKDNRELSLKRARSLAAAFRQRGLKVPIFYEGLGEESPAVRTPDETAEAGNRRAEYIIAVEDPVLPRAPFSPRWRKL from the coding sequence ATGAATGCCCGCCTGGTCCTGCTGCTGTGTCTTGCCGTCTCGTCGCCGCTGCCCGCGTTCGCCGAAGCCATCCGGGTGTCCCTGGAGGGCCGTGCCGCGGTGGGCGAGAAGCTCCCGGCATTGCTCGTGCACATCGACGAGCCGATTGCTGGCTTCGAGCTGAAGCTGAAGCGCGGGGACGGGAAGGTGGTCGAGATGAAGGGCGGGGGGAAGCCAGGCATCACCCGACGCATCGAGCTGGAGCAGCCCGAGGGCCGCTTCCACTACGAGGGCGAGCTGGTGGTGCGCTTCCCCGACGCCGAGGCAGCCAGCATGCCGCTGTCCTTCGACACGGAGCTCAACGGGCCGCTGCGGTTGGAGGTGCGTCCGGAGGACGTGGACGTCGCGGGGCGCAAGCTCACCTTCCTGCTCTCGCGTCCCGCGGGCCGCGTGGAGCTCACCGTGCTGATGGACACGGGGAAGAAGGCCTTCGAGGGCGAGGTGCCCTTCAAGGGCGAGCCAGCGGGCACGCCGCTCGGAGTGAGCTGGCCACCCGCCGAGGGCCGGGTGATGAAGATTTCCCTCCGGGCCTTCGACACATCGGACTTCTACACGGGTGTCGACCTCTTCCCGTGGCGCGTGGACATTCCCCATGAAGAGGTGGGCTTCGCCTCGGGGCGCGCGGACATTCCCGCCGCCGAGCGAGGCAAGCTGGACAGGAGCCATGCGTTGATTGCGGAGGCGCTTGCGAAATACGGACGCTTCGCGGCGGTTCGCCTCTTCGTGCTCGGGCACACGGACACGGTGGGAGACTCGAAGGACAACCGGGAGCTGTCGCTCAAGCGGGCGCGGAGTCTCGCCGCGGCCTTCCGTCAGCGCGGGTTGAAGGTCCCCATCTTCTACGAGGGATTGGGTGAGGAGTCGCCAGCCGTGCGGACTCCGGACGAGACGGCGGAAGCGGGCAACCGCCGGGCCGAATACATCATCGCGGTGGAGGACCCGGTGCTGCCTCGAGCACCCTTCTCGCCGCGGTGGAGGAAGCTGTAG
- a CDS encoding 3-deoxy-D-manno-octulosonic acid transferase, giving the protein MRLLYILATYLLFPLLFPVLCLYRKTRHGLWQRLGFYARGALPQRGDGPVVWLHGASAGDLLALSPMFGPLRARFPGCQLILSTMTDSGHAMATGRLAKDIDGVVYVPYDLWGATRRAVKAIRPDILVLEYTEVWPNLIRAAKRGGARVVMTNGRFSPSNLGRYRWLFRLIGNPLKDFDLMLMRTEEEAERARSLGAQPDWVKVTGNTKFDSLASGPAAEDGALREALGLPVGATVWIAGSTHEGEEDVLLGVYARLLTRWPELRLVIAPRYVDRAARVVSLARETGLSVGLRSQGNPERAQVVVLDTIGELSRAYRLATVVFVGGSFTKRGGQNILEPAGQGRPVLFGPHMDNFRDSVTVLSGHGGLQVVDAEALHTRLVELLEDPGRITELGALALATVGRISGASDRNAEAMTTLFPHGRPTPR; this is encoded by the coding sequence ATGCGACTCCTCTACATCCTCGCCACGTATCTTCTCTTCCCGCTGCTCTTCCCGGTGCTGTGCCTGTACCGGAAGACGCGCCACGGCCTGTGGCAGCGGCTGGGGTTCTATGCGCGAGGTGCGCTGCCCCAGCGAGGTGACGGGCCCGTGGTGTGGTTGCATGGCGCGAGCGCGGGAGACCTGCTCGCGCTCTCCCCCATGTTCGGTCCGCTGAGGGCCCGCTTCCCCGGGTGCCAGCTCATCCTGTCGACGATGACCGACAGTGGCCATGCGATGGCAACGGGCCGGCTCGCGAAGGACATCGACGGCGTGGTGTATGTGCCGTACGACCTGTGGGGCGCGACGCGCAGGGCCGTGAAGGCGATTCGCCCCGACATCCTGGTGCTCGAGTACACGGAGGTCTGGCCCAACCTCATCCGCGCGGCGAAGCGAGGCGGCGCGCGCGTGGTGATGACCAACGGGCGCTTCTCCCCATCGAACCTAGGCCGCTACCGGTGGTTGTTCCGGCTCATCGGCAATCCGCTGAAGGACTTCGACCTGATGTTGATGCGGACGGAGGAGGAAGCGGAGCGAGCACGAAGCCTGGGCGCGCAGCCTGACTGGGTGAAGGTGACGGGGAACACGAAGTTCGACTCCCTGGCCTCGGGGCCGGCGGCGGAGGATGGTGCGCTGCGCGAGGCGCTGGGGCTCCCGGTGGGAGCGACGGTCTGGATTGCAGGCAGCACGCACGAGGGCGAGGAGGACGTGCTGTTGGGCGTCTATGCGCGCCTGCTCACGCGGTGGCCGGAGCTGCGGCTGGTGATTGCACCCAGGTACGTGGACCGGGCGGCGCGCGTGGTGTCCCTGGCGCGTGAGACGGGGCTGAGCGTGGGGCTTCGCTCGCAGGGCAATCCCGAGCGGGCGCAGGTGGTGGTGCTGGACACGATCGGCGAGCTGTCGCGGGCGTACCGCCTGGCGACGGTGGTCTTCGTGGGGGGCTCGTTCACGAAGCGGGGTGGGCAGAACATCCTGGAGCCCGCGGGACAGGGGCGGCCGGTGTTGTTCGGTCCGCACATGGACAACTTCCGAGACAGCGTGACGGTGCTTTCGGGACATGGAGGACTGCAGGTGGTGGACGCGGAGGCGCTACACACGAGGCTCGTGGAGCTGCTGGAGGACCCAGGCCGCATCACGGAGCTGGGGGCCCTGGCGTTGGCGACGGTGGGGCGGATCTCCGGTGCGAGCGACCGGAACGCGGAGGCGATGACGACGCTCTTTCCTCACGGAAGGCCCACGCCGCGATGA
- a CDS encoding MarC family protein produces MTVYLTQFLVALPAIFFVVDPIGVVPLFLAMTAGDTKEKVRSTALRACLVAGGLMTFFALFGTVIFKVFGVSLGAFRVAGGILLLMTALDMLRARPSETRTTPTEEREGAVKEDVAIVPLAIPLLAGPGGIATAMVLVARGNSMTGTLPVLAAIILTFVASYFILRASGLVQRVLRQSGVAIVERVMGLILAAIAVQFMADGAKELLK; encoded by the coding sequence ATGACGGTCTACCTGACGCAATTCCTGGTGGCCTTGCCGGCCATCTTCTTCGTGGTGGACCCCATCGGGGTGGTGCCCTTGTTCCTGGCGATGACGGCCGGGGACACGAAGGAGAAGGTCCGCAGCACGGCCCTGCGCGCCTGTCTGGTGGCCGGCGGGCTGATGACCTTCTTCGCCCTGTTCGGCACCGTCATCTTCAAGGTGTTCGGCGTGTCGCTGGGCGCCTTCCGCGTGGCGGGCGGCATCCTGCTGCTGATGACGGCGCTCGACATGCTCCGGGCCCGGCCCTCCGAGACACGCACCACGCCCACCGAGGAGCGTGAGGGCGCGGTGAAGGAAGACGTGGCCATCGTCCCGCTGGCCATCCCGCTGCTGGCGGGCCCCGGTGGCATCGCCACCGCCATGGTGCTGGTGGCCCGAGGCAACTCGATGACGGGCACCCTGCCGGTGCTCGCCGCCATCATCCTCACCTTCGTCGCCAGCTACTTCATCCTGCGCGCCTCGGGCCTCGTGCAGCGGGTGCTGCGTCAGTCCGGCGTCGCCATCGTCGAGCGGGTGATGGGCCTCATCCTCGCCGCCATCGCCGTGCAGTTCATGGCCGACGGCGCCAAGGAGCTCCTGAAGTAG
- a CDS encoding ABC transporter ATP-binding protein, translating into MRRTLWRLLRYTRPHVAVLVVAFVCMALVGLTTGAYAYLTGPALRFLLSGGEEGFAGANRVPWLGDLPRDAALWGFPLVMVVVGAVKGVGYLGQFYFMGLFAQRVVKDVRRELFLKLTSLSPAQLARERQGDLLSRFSADVTAVETAAMYTVGSYLRDSLQVLILAGVALSMSPLLGGLMLVVIPLAALPASQLTRKVLKGTREGQTQLGHLAGQLHEGLGGLRTIQAFNGQEAELARFASHAKAHEDAVVGAAWARGAVPGVMEVLAAAALAGALAFAASTRLMEPEALLSLLTAVILVYQPVKDLGRVTQFAMQAGAAGERLFALLDLKHPVEDAPDAVPAPPLSHALRLEDVRFAYGERQALDGVTLELKAGQVTALVGGSGGGKSTVTSLLLRFERPQSGRMTLDGVDVDRYTAESLRQQFALVTQEPLLFQGSVLENLRYARPDATREEVEAAAKVANADGFIRALPQGYDTRIGERGVTLSGGQRQRLCIARAVLARAQVLVLDEATSSLDPESEREVQAALAMVLPGRTALVIAHRLSTVVNADVLHVMEAGKAVESGSHAELLQKGGRYAALWRMQTEGSAERGAA; encoded by the coding sequence ATGCGGCGGACACTCTGGCGACTGTTGCGCTACACGCGCCCGCATGTGGCGGTGCTCGTGGTGGCATTCGTATGCATGGCGTTGGTGGGGCTGACGACGGGGGCGTACGCGTACCTCACGGGCCCCGCGCTGCGCTTCCTGCTGTCGGGAGGCGAGGAGGGCTTCGCCGGCGCGAACCGGGTGCCATGGCTCGGGGACCTGCCGCGCGACGCGGCGCTCTGGGGCTTCCCGCTGGTGATGGTGGTGGTGGGCGCGGTGAAGGGCGTGGGGTACCTGGGCCAGTTCTACTTCATGGGCCTGTTCGCGCAGCGGGTGGTGAAGGACGTGCGGCGGGAGCTCTTCTTGAAGCTCACGTCGCTGTCGCCCGCGCAGCTCGCGAGGGAGCGTCAGGGAGACCTGCTCAGCCGCTTCTCGGCGGACGTCACCGCGGTGGAGACGGCGGCGATGTACACGGTGGGCTCGTACCTGCGTGACAGCCTCCAGGTGCTCATCCTGGCGGGAGTGGCGCTGTCGATGAGTCCGCTGCTGGGCGGGCTGATGCTGGTGGTGATTCCGCTCGCGGCGCTGCCCGCGTCCCAGTTGACGCGCAAGGTGTTGAAGGGGACGCGCGAGGGCCAGACGCAGCTGGGGCACCTGGCGGGCCAGCTCCACGAGGGGCTGGGCGGGCTTCGGACGATTCAGGCCTTCAACGGGCAGGAGGCGGAGCTGGCGCGGTTCGCGTCGCACGCGAAGGCGCATGAGGATGCCGTGGTGGGCGCGGCCTGGGCCCGAGGTGCGGTGCCGGGGGTGATGGAAGTCCTCGCGGCCGCGGCGTTGGCGGGAGCGTTGGCCTTCGCGGCGAGCACGCGGCTGATGGAGCCGGAGGCGCTGCTCTCGCTGCTGACCGCGGTCATCCTGGTGTACCAGCCGGTGAAGGACCTGGGCCGGGTGACGCAGTTCGCGATGCAGGCGGGGGCGGCGGGTGAGCGGTTGTTCGCGCTCCTGGACTTGAAGCACCCGGTGGAGGATGCGCCGGACGCGGTGCCGGCTCCGCCGTTGTCGCACGCGCTGCGCCTGGAGGATGTGCGCTTCGCGTATGGCGAGCGCCAGGCGCTGGACGGGGTGACGTTGGAGTTGAAGGCGGGGCAGGTGACGGCACTGGTGGGAGGAAGCGGAGGAGGCAAGAGCACGGTGACGTCGCTGCTCCTGCGCTTCGAGCGTCCCCAGTCGGGCCGGATGACGTTGGATGGAGTGGACGTGGACCGGTACACGGCCGAGAGCCTTCGCCAGCAGTTCGCGCTGGTGACGCAGGAGCCGCTGTTGTTCCAGGGGTCGGTGCTGGAGAACCTGCGCTATGCGCGGCCGGACGCGACGCGTGAAGAGGTCGAGGCGGCGGCGAAGGTGGCGAACGCGGACGGCTTCATCCGAGCGCTGCCCCAGGGCTACGACACCCGTATCGGCGAGCGAGGCGTGACGTTGAGCGGTGGTCAGCGTCAGCGGTTGTGCATCGCGAGAGCGGTGCTGGCGCGCGCCCAGGTCCTGGTGTTGGACGAGGCGACGAGCAGCCTGGACCCGGAGAGCGAGCGCGAGGTGCAGGCCGCGCTGGCGATGGTGTTGCCGGGGCGAACGGCGCTGGTCATCGCGCACCGGTTGTCCACCGTGGTGAACGCGGACGTGCTCCATGTCATGGAGGCGGGCAAGGCGGTGGAGAGCGGCAGTCACGCGGAGCTGCTCCAGAAGGGCGGTCGCTACGCGGCGCTGTGGCGGATGCAGACGGAGGGCTCCGCCGAGCGAGGTGCGGCGTGA
- a CDS encoding CehA/McbA family metallohydrolase — MKQTAGGLRKAVGKGVRAVLGLVLLVLGICGFFTVPASLTEYPVVLPKEGQPKWARGAFHVHTTRSDGHGSPLAVARAAKAAGLDFVVLTDHNDFTPPSPTWVDGVLLVPGVEISTSAGHLVAFGMARPLEGMRRWMPASDAVRAVHEAGGMTVLAHPVQRHNPWTDESSAQEAKGFELYSADTFFRHAMSHPVSRLLPAVGAYLANPMHGVMVLVAPEPGPGARFMELSGDASKLAFCAHDAHGLPSYESVFRSLAMYLPPAQAPLPLPEDAKAAAALVTGALRGGSAVCAFRALGEPEGFLLDGVDAERREARVGDVLEVHVPGIPDPERVRVEVWGAGRLGPDGTSVELTGEGVVRVEVWVQGPGRFFGSEWRPWIVPSPVRVLPRGPGI; from the coding sequence GTGAAGCAGACAGCGGGAGGGCTCCGGAAGGCCGTGGGCAAGGGTGTGCGAGCGGTGTTGGGGCTCGTCCTGTTGGTGCTGGGCATCTGCGGTTTCTTCACCGTGCCGGCGTCGCTGACGGAGTACCCGGTGGTCCTCCCGAAGGAGGGCCAGCCGAAGTGGGCGCGAGGAGCGTTTCATGTCCACACCACGCGCTCGGATGGGCACGGCAGTCCCCTGGCGGTGGCACGCGCGGCGAAGGCGGCGGGCCTCGACTTCGTGGTGCTGACCGACCACAACGACTTCACTCCTCCCTCGCCCACGTGGGTCGATGGGGTCCTCCTGGTTCCAGGGGTGGAGATCTCCACATCCGCGGGGCACCTGGTGGCCTTCGGCATGGCGCGTCCGCTGGAGGGCATGCGGCGATGGATGCCCGCGAGCGACGCCGTGCGAGCGGTCCACGAGGCGGGAGGCATGACCGTCCTCGCGCATCCGGTGCAGCGTCACAATCCGTGGACGGACGAGTCGAGCGCGCAGGAGGCGAAGGGCTTCGAGCTGTACTCGGCGGACACGTTCTTCCGCCATGCGATGAGTCACCCGGTGAGCCGATTGCTGCCCGCCGTGGGCGCCTATCTGGCGAACCCGATGCACGGGGTGATGGTGCTCGTCGCGCCGGAGCCGGGACCGGGAGCGCGCTTCATGGAGCTGTCGGGAGATGCATCGAAGCTCGCCTTCTGCGCGCACGATGCCCACGGCCTTCCGTCCTACGAGTCTGTGTTTCGCTCCCTCGCGATGTACCTGCCGCCGGCCCAGGCGCCCTTGCCGCTGCCCGAGGATGCGAAGGCGGCGGCCGCGCTCGTGACCGGGGCGCTGCGGGGTGGATCCGCCGTCTGCGCGTTCAGGGCCCTGGGGGAGCCCGAGGGCTTCCTGCTGGACGGAGTGGACGCCGAGCGTCGGGAGGCCCGTGTCGGAGACGTGCTCGAGGTGCATGTCCCGGGCATCCCGGACCCGGAGCGGGTGCGCGTGGAGGTGTGGGGCGCGGGGCGGCTGGGGCCGGATGGGACGTCCGTGGAGCTGACGGGGGAGGGGGTGGTGCGCGTGGAGGTGTGGGTTCAGGGGCCTGGGCGTTTCTTCGGGTCGGAGTGGCGACCCTGGATTGTGCCGAGCCCCGTGCGTGTACTGCCTAGGGGCCCTGGCATCTGA
- a CDS encoding polyprenol monophosphomannose synthase, with product MNPALVCIPTYNERENIEAITLAVLRADPRVDILIVDDNSPDGTGQLADALAAQDSRVRVLHREKKEGLGRAYLAAFRWALEQGYAYIMEMDADFSHDPRYLSGMLDAAEAGSDLVLGSRYVTGGGTVNWGVGRQVISRGGSLYARTILGVGVRDLTGGFKCFHRRVLESIDLDAVHSTGYAFQIELTYRTLKRGFTVREVPIIFEDRRVGHSKMNKKIFAEALTMVWKLRLTV from the coding sequence ATGAACCCTGCGCTGGTCTGCATCCCCACCTACAACGAGCGGGAGAACATCGAGGCCATCACCCTGGCGGTGCTCAGGGCCGACCCGCGCGTCGATATCCTCATCGTCGACGACAACTCGCCCGACGGCACGGGGCAGCTCGCCGATGCACTCGCGGCCCAGGACTCCCGGGTGCGCGTGCTGCATCGCGAGAAGAAGGAAGGCCTGGGGCGCGCGTACCTGGCGGCGTTCCGGTGGGCCTTGGAGCAGGGCTACGCGTACATCATGGAGATGGACGCCGACTTCAGCCATGACCCGCGCTACCTGTCGGGCATGCTGGACGCGGCCGAGGCGGGTTCGGACCTGGTGCTCGGCTCGCGCTATGTCACGGGCGGCGGCACGGTGAACTGGGGCGTCGGTCGGCAGGTCATCAGCCGGGGCGGCAGCCTGTATGCCCGGACAATCCTGGGCGTGGGCGTGCGCGACTTGACTGGTGGCTTCAAGTGCTTCCACCGGCGGGTGCTGGAGTCCATCGACCTGGATGCCGTACACAGCACCGGGTACGCATTCCAGATAGAGCTCACCTACCGCACGCTCAAGCGCGGCTTCACCGTGCGCGAGGTCCCCATCATCTTCGAGGACCGCCGGGTGGGACACTCCAAGATGAACAAGAAGATTTTCGCCGAGGCGCTCACCATGGTGTGGAAGCTTCGCCTCACGGTGTAG